In Planctomycetota bacterium, a genomic segment contains:
- a CDS encoding ABC transporter ATP-binding protein has translation MLRQLRSLTAPPRREQYMRRFFAYALRYKALLAVALGFAVFKFVLIYAFPWIIGTATDVLAATGAFEAASMDRRNRWLFWLVVAGVIISVLHGVTWYGRGFYAQMLGVRVIRDVRQDLFNHLHRLSLYFYSKERSGSIASRLLGDISNASQIINGGVINVAMDTASIFVGLGFMLYIDWRLTLASMLAIPPYILLFKFLNPRVRRASWLVQSSFSRISGNVQERLAGIALVKTSAAEDREQSAFAVDAEIHYGRNVRVQKLSQFVASCAELLVHLNQIVVIGYGGYLALRGDITPGDVVKFIGYLAVIYMPVRRFADVNLVWQQSAASIERVFQVFDITPRITERPDAVATEPTRGELRFENVFFDYHDESDESKGLPERHNPRDLRGEAVHDARRQKRREFVDKGRLRQRRRGTDVYAERKRAAQDRYFNRNTERDWVLDNLDFTVAPGEKVALVGPSGAGKTTLVSLLPRLYDVDHGAIKIDDVDIRDYRLDVLRRAIGIVQQDSFLFSGSVRDNLKYGKPNATDDEMIAAARAANAHDFISKLDDGYDSRVGERGVSLSGGQKQRLSIARAILKDPRILILDEATSALDTESERLVQEALERLMENRTSLIIAHRLSTVRNADRILVLKEGRVVESGCHDGLVAEGGLYARLVRQQFGPDASVNE, from the coding sequence ATGCTCCGCCAACTCCGCTCGCTCACCGCACCGCCACGCCGTGAGCAGTACATGCGCCGATTCTTTGCGTACGCCCTGCGCTACAAGGCGTTGCTCGCCGTCGCGCTGGGCTTTGCGGTCTTCAAGTTCGTCCTGATCTACGCCTTCCCGTGGATCATCGGCACGGCCACGGACGTGCTGGCGGCGACCGGTGCGTTCGAGGCCGCGAGCATGGATCGTCGCAATCGCTGGCTCTTCTGGCTCGTCGTCGCCGGGGTGATCATTTCGGTCCTCCACGGCGTGACCTGGTATGGGCGCGGGTTCTACGCCCAGATGCTCGGCGTTCGCGTGATCCGCGACGTCCGTCAAGATTTGTTCAACCACCTGCACCGGTTGAGTCTGTATTTCTATTCCAAGGAACGCTCCGGCAGCATCGCCTCGCGCCTGCTCGGCGACATCTCCAACGCGTCTCAGATCATCAACGGCGGCGTCATCAACGTCGCGATGGACACCGCGTCGATCTTCGTGGGCTTGGGGTTCATGCTCTACATCGACTGGCGGCTGACGCTGGCGTCGATGCTGGCGATCCCGCCGTACATCCTGCTGTTCAAGTTTCTCAACCCGCGCGTCCGTCGCGCGTCATGGCTGGTGCAGAGTTCGTTCAGCCGGATCAGCGGCAACGTTCAGGAGCGGCTCGCGGGCATCGCGCTGGTCAAGACCTCGGCGGCGGAAGACCGCGAGCAGTCCGCCTTCGCGGTCGACGCCGAGATCCACTACGGCCGCAACGTCCGCGTGCAAAAGCTCAGCCAGTTCGTTGCCAGCTGTGCCGAACTGCTCGTGCATCTGAACCAGATCGTCGTCATCGGGTACGGCGGCTACCTCGCACTCCGCGGCGATATCACGCCCGGCGACGTGGTGAAGTTCATCGGCTACCTCGCGGTGATCTACATGCCCGTGCGCCGGTTCGCGGACGTGAACCTCGTTTGGCAACAGTCCGCCGCGAGCATCGAGCGGGTGTTCCAGGTGTTCGACATCACGCCGCGGATCACCGAGCGGCCCGACGCCGTTGCGACCGAGCCGACGCGCGGGGAGCTGCGTTTTGAAAACGTTTTCTTCGACTACCACGACGAGTCCGACGAAAGCAAAGGCCTGCCCGAGCGGCACAACCCACGTGACTTGCGCGGCGAAGCGGTCCATGACGCGCGTCGGCAGAAACGGCGTGAGTTCGTCGACAAAGGTCGGCTGCGACAACGCAGGCGTGGCACCGATGTGTACGCCGAGCGGAAACGTGCCGCACAGGATCGTTACTTCAACCGAAACACCGAACGGGACTGGGTTCTGGACAACCTCGACTTCACCGTCGCGCCGGGTGAGAAGGTCGCGCTGGTCGGGCCGTCGGGTGCGGGGAAGACGACGCTCGTCTCGCTGCTGCCCAGGCTGTACGACGTCGATCACGGTGCGATCAAGATCGACGACGTCGACATCCGCGACTACCGCTTGGACGTGCTCCGCCGCGCGATCGGCATCGTGCAGCAGGATTCGTTCCTCTTTTCCGGCAGCGTCCGCGACAACCTCAAGTACGGAAAGCCCAACGCGACCGACGACGAGATGATCGCCGCCGCCCGGGCCGCCAACGCCCACGACTTCATCAGCAAGCTCGACGACGGTTACGACTCCCGCGTCGGCGAGCGTGGCGTCTCACTATCAGGTGGACAGAAGCAGCGCCTCTCCATCGCCCGTGCCATCCTCAAGGACCCGCGCATTCTCATCCTCGACGAAGCCACGAGCGCCCTCGATACCGAGAGCGAGCGGCTCGTGCAGGAAGCGCTCGAACGGCTCATGGAAAACCGTACCAGCCTGATCATCGCCCACCGCCTGAGCACGGTTCGCAACGCCGACCGGATCCTCGTGCTCAAGGAAGGCCGGGTTGTGGAGAGCGGCTGCCATGACGGGCTTGTTGCCGAGGGCGGGCTGTACGCCCGATTGGTCCGTCAGCAGTTCGGACCCGACGCGTCGGTCAACGAATGA
- the dnaN gene encoding DNA polymerase III subunit beta, whose translation MKVICNRGALVEALGVVGTAVVARTPKPVLQCIRLDADNEGGNAYLTLSATDLEIAVRYTNTHVDVQTPGSTLLPADKLQAIVRESVDDTLSIELVDKQAVIKGADSEFKIFTQDPKDFPEVPTFEGDPDFSVAGGPLRQLIHQTLFAAAREGTRYAFNGTLVLIDNGDLTFVTTDGRRLALARTPVSGDAKAKKDKAPDPIVPTKAMSLVDKLVGDPEEMVGIQLRDNRILVHTADATLTSNLVEGTFPPFRDVIPKDNDKAMTAATADFLSAVRRASLLTNEESKGVRMHFKDGGLELSSRNPDSGEAKVNFACNYEGDEVEIGFNPQFLESALKVVDTDEVRFELSAANRPGLLKAGEGFLYVIMPVNLQ comes from the coding sequence ATGAAGGTCATTTGCAATCGCGGAGCGTTGGTCGAAGCCCTGGGCGTGGTCGGGACGGCGGTGGTCGCTCGGACGCCCAAGCCCGTGCTCCAGTGTATCCGTCTCGACGCCGACAACGAAGGCGGCAACGCGTACCTTACCCTCAGCGCCACCGATCTCGAGATCGCCGTCCGCTACACCAACACGCACGTCGATGTCCAGACGCCCGGCTCCACGCTCCTGCCAGCCGACAAGCTCCAGGCCATCGTCCGCGAGTCCGTCGATGACACGCTGAGCATCGAGTTGGTCGACAAACAGGCGGTGATCAAGGGGGCCGACAGTGAGTTCAAGATCTTCACGCAGGATCCGAAGGACTTCCCCGAGGTGCCGACGTTCGAGGGCGATCCGGACTTTTCCGTCGCCGGCGGGCCGCTTCGGCAGCTGATCCACCAGACGCTGTTCGCCGCGGCGCGCGAGGGCACCCGTTACGCCTTCAACGGCACGCTCGTGCTCATCGACAACGGCGATCTGACCTTCGTCACCACCGACGGCCGACGCCTCGCCTTGGCCCGAACGCCTGTCTCCGGCGATGCAAAGGCGAAGAAGGACAAGGCCCCCGACCCGATCGTCCCGACCAAGGCGATGAGCCTGGTCGATAAGCTCGTGGGCGATCCCGAGGAGATGGTCGGCATCCAGCTCCGCGACAACCGCATTCTCGTCCACACCGCCGACGCGACGCTCACGTCCAACCTCGTCGAGGGCACCTTCCCACCGTTCCGCGACGTGATCCCCAAGGACAACGACAAGGCGATGACCGCCGCGACCGCCGACTTCCTCTCGGCAGTGCGGCGCGCCTCGCTGCTGACCAACGAGGAGTCCAAGGGCGTGCGGATGCACTTCAAGGACGGCGGCCTCGAGCTCTCGTCCCGCAACCCCGACTCCGGCGAGGCCAAGGTCAACTTCGCCTGCAACTACGAGGGCGACGAGGTCGAGATCGGCTTCAACCCCCAGTTCCTCGAAAGCGCGCTCAAGGTCGTCGACACCGACGAAGTCCGCTTCGAGCTCAGCGCCGCCAACCGCCCCGGCCTGCTCAAGGCGGGCGAGGGGTTCCTGTACGTGATCATGCCGGTTAATCTGCAGTGA
- a CDS encoding CARDB domain-containing protein has translation MRSLIETLENRRLLAAYTEFFADGSSLRVSDGSDAGLDAFLNSQGFDGLGGLLDSLGSPTEFVNRAAGKPTVGGEMPGFDPTGTAAEEYFTPRSVQSPDDRVRVTNTTDFPFSAVGRTNIGCSGAMISPFHFLTAGHCVTSGGQLRDLGAMGVSLGQNGSARPFGTAEAVSVRVYDSWLNQGAWEDDWALITLDRSVGDFAGYFGYRHYEGVSDLNGRQVTILQYPGDKPFGTQWTASGPIGFADETKVYYNGTLDTAGGSSGSGVWEWLPGDETPMILAVHGYGGAGPSGGFNSGARIDAEKFNDLNNWIATDTANAQPTERADVVDHDNQLATSTSTLSTYAADAGDTLTADFKLRNVGTLPTGSMSVGIYASTNTTISRGDVFIGSLVVDSIDPYTSADIQWTGTIPATLADGNYTIGWIADDGETVAEFREDNNTGFVNDILVIGEGEPSPNVPDRFESNESRATATDLGTLGTAVEANLTIHNGTDDDYFKFVAAESGQVVVDLFFDGNVGDIDAAIQNADGNDLDTGLSGNSNERMTANVIAGETYYVHVYGWNGAVNTYDMQIVAPQDTVAPFATQSFFTFEFAHTAQFFFSEPISPTIDPDALTLVDLASGDAIEAEFELNYGGDSSFWLLWFEPLPDGDYVLTVDDAGVTDLAGNPLSADATLSFFVLAGDTDRDRDVDLFDALNLQRNFGRTDAPVFSDGDLDYDGDVDLFDALILQRNFGANLPGGGEAESLFAGGRGGSRAEGRLAAGLL, from the coding sequence ATGCGCAGTCTGATCGAAACCCTCGAAAACCGTCGGTTGTTGGCGGCTTACACGGAATTCTTCGCCGACGGATCGTCGCTCCGCGTGAGCGATGGCAGCGATGCCGGGCTCGACGCATTCTTGAATAGCCAGGGTTTCGACGGGCTCGGCGGGTTGCTCGATTCGCTCGGGTCACCGACGGAGTTCGTGAATCGTGCCGCCGGTAAGCCGACCGTCGGCGGCGAGATGCCGGGCTTCGATCCGACCGGCACCGCGGCCGAGGAGTACTTCACGCCCCGTTCGGTGCAGAGCCCCGACGATCGCGTCCGTGTGACCAACACGACCGACTTCCCGTTCAGTGCGGTCGGCCGGACCAACATCGGCTGCAGCGGGGCGATGATCAGCCCGTTCCACTTTCTCACGGCCGGCCATTGCGTGACGTCCGGCGGACAGTTGCGTGACTTGGGCGCGATGGGCGTTTCGCTCGGGCAGAACGGCAGCGCTCGACCGTTCGGCACCGCCGAGGCCGTGAGCGTCCGGGTGTACGACTCGTGGCTCAATCAAGGCGCATGGGAGGACGACTGGGCACTGATCACGCTCGATCGCTCGGTCGGTGATTTCGCCGGGTACTTCGGTTATCGCCATTACGAGGGCGTATCCGACCTCAACGGTCGGCAGGTCACCATCCTCCAGTACCCCGGCGATAAACCGTTCGGCACGCAATGGACCGCGTCCGGACCCATCGGCTTCGCGGACGAAACCAAGGTCTACTACAACGGCACGCTCGACACTGCCGGCGGCTCCTCCGGCTCGGGCGTTTGGGAATGGCTGCCAGGTGACGAGACACCGATGATCCTGGCCGTCCACGGCTACGGCGGGGCGGGGCCGAGCGGGGGTTTCAACTCCGGCGCACGCATCGATGCCGAGAAGTTCAACGACCTCAACAACTGGATCGCGACGGACACCGCCAACGCCCAACCGACCGAGCGGGCCGACGTCGTGGACCACGACAACCAACTCGCCACGTCGACCTCCACGCTATCGACCTACGCCGCCGATGCTGGCGACACGCTCACCGCCGACTTCAAGCTACGCAACGTCGGTACGCTTCCGACCGGCAGCATGAGCGTTGGCATCTACGCCTCGACCAACACGACGATCTCACGCGGCGACGTTTTCATCGGCTCGCTCGTTGTCGACAGCATCGACCCTTACACCTCGGCGGACATCCAGTGGACCGGCACCATCCCGGCAACACTCGCCGACGGCAACTACACCATCGGCTGGATCGCCGACGATGGCGAAACGGTCGCCGAGTTCCGCGAGGACAACAACACCGGCTTCGTCAATGACATCCTCGTCATCGGGGAGGGTGAGCCGTCGCCGAACGTGCCCGACCGATTCGAGAGCAATGAATCCCGGGCCACCGCGACCGACCTCGGTACACTCGGCACCGCCGTCGAGGCCAACCTCACCATCCACAACGGCACGGACGATGACTACTTCAAGTTCGTCGCCGCCGAGTCCGGGCAGGTCGTGGTTGATCTGTTCTTCGACGGCAACGTTGGCGACATCGACGCCGCCATTCAGAACGCCGACGGCAACGACCTCGACACCGGTCTCAGCGGCAACTCCAACGAGCGCATGACCGCCAACGTCATTGCCGGCGAGACCTACTACGTCCATGTGTACGGCTGGAACGGTGCGGTCAACACCTACGACATGCAGATCGTCGCGCCGCAAGACACGGTCGCTCCCTTCGCCACGCAGTCGTTCTTCACGTTCGAGTTCGCTCACACCGCCCAGTTCTTCTTCTCCGAACCGATCAGTCCGACCATCGACCCGGATGCGTTGACGCTCGTGGATCTGGCCAGCGGCGATGCGATCGAGGCCGAGTTTGAACTCAACTACGGCGGTGATAGCTCGTTCTGGTTGCTCTGGTTCGAACCATTGCCCGACGGTGATTACGTCCTGACCGTCGATGATGCCGGGGTTACCGATCTTGCGGGCAATCCGCTGTCGGCCGACGCGACGCTGTCGTTCTTCGTCCTTGCCGGCGACACCGACCGCGACCGCGACGTCGATCTGTTCGACGCGCTCAACCTCCAACGCAACTTCGGCCGCACGGACGCTCCGGTCTTTTCCGACGGCGATCTGGACTACGACGGCGACGTGGACCTGTTCGATGCCCTGATCCTCCAACGCAACTTCGGTGCGAACCTGCCGGGCGGCGGCGAGGCGGAGTCGCTCTTCGCCGGTGGTCGTGGCGGTTCGCGTGCGGAAGGGCGATTGGCTGCCGGACTGCTGTGA
- a CDS encoding DUF721 domain-containing protein, with amino-acid sequence MRQTTMFNDRATEVAELTRLHKAKADAGRAEETDKLGAEVVALFNRQIRPRHNKFGKLSAAWEALLPPELAEHCALESLTRGTLTVLVDSSPHLYELRQLMLAGVEQELKTAVPSAKLRKITLKPGRWYGGNGEARF; translated from the coding sequence ATGCGTCAAACAACCATGTTCAACGACCGCGCCACCGAAGTTGCCGAACTGACCCGCTTGCACAAGGCGAAAGCGGACGCGGGACGCGCCGAGGAGACCGACAAGCTCGGGGCCGAGGTCGTGGCGTTGTTCAACAGGCAGATCCGTCCGCGGCACAACAAGTTCGGCAAGCTCTCGGCCGCGTGGGAAGCCCTGCTGCCCCCCGAACTCGCCGAGCACTGCGCCCTCGAATCCCTGACCCGCGGCACGCTTACGGTCCTGGTCGACAGCTCCCCGCACCTCTACGAACTGCGGCAACTGATGCTCGCCGGCGTGGAGCAGGAACTGAAGACGGCGGTCCCGTCAGCGAAGCTGAGAAAGATCACCCTCAAGCCCGGCCGCTGGTACGGCGGCAACGGCGAAGCGCGGTTCTAA
- a CDS encoding heavy metal translocating P-type ATPase codes for MPEAALSVEGMTCASCVAHVDKAARIEGVRSVQVNLAAGRAELDVADPAIAERVAEAIRAAGFGASVEDTASRSANEADRLQRQLRHANGWRNRAILGLCLWAPAETFHWIAHFNHYHPAWMPWLMFAVGTTAIVLIGSAFYRNAFAALRRGTTDMDVLIAMGASVAYGYSVIGLFVDTPHLYFTEAAGLLALISLGHWLEARARLKAGDAIRELLQLTPDIAHRADGNDVPVHELLRGDLVIVRPGERVPADGKVTDGRSGIDESLVTGESVPVLRQKGDNVLGGTLATDGALTVRLTRVGAETALSNIVKLVEKAQASKPPVQRLADRISAIFVPVVIGIALVTGVVWVSVGYASGWEPGVTWARTANAVCSVLIIACPCALGLAIPAALMVGTGLGAKRGILLRDIDSLQRAEKLGTVVLDKTGTLTAGKPAVTDVSLSGDRRELSAEAPFGRRSTEDLLQLAASAEQFSAHPLAKAIVAEAKQRRLSLASPDKFEDVPGLGVRATIAGTAVLVGSAELLRESGIDAPDTDGTAVHVAVDGVHLGHIELADPIKPDSPTAIARLHAMGLRTVLLTGDWQRVAEAIAAEAGIDDVRAGVRPDGKAAAVEAFKRDHPVAMVGDGVNDAPALAAADLGIAMGGGADVAAEAGGVVLMGESLLGVPRAIRLSKATMRCIRQNLFFAFVYNVAAIPLAAAGLLNPLIAATCMALSDLCVIGNALRLRRKDLDR; via the coding sequence ATGCCCGAAGCTGCGCTTTCGGTTGAAGGAATGACCTGTGCGTCATGCGTCGCCCACGTCGACAAGGCGGCGCGGATCGAAGGCGTGCGGTCGGTGCAGGTGAACCTGGCGGCAGGGCGGGCGGAGCTGGACGTGGCCGACCCGGCAATCGCCGAGCGGGTGGCCGAGGCGATCCGGGCCGCAGGGTTCGGGGCGAGCGTCGAGGACACCGCGAGCCGATCGGCCAACGAAGCCGACCGGCTTCAACGCCAACTCCGTCACGCCAACGGCTGGCGTAACCGTGCGATCCTCGGCCTGTGCCTCTGGGCACCCGCCGAAACCTTCCACTGGATCGCCCACTTCAACCATTACCACCCGGCGTGGATGCCCTGGCTCATGTTCGCCGTCGGCACCACCGCGATCGTGCTCATCGGCTCGGCGTTCTACCGCAACGCCTTCGCCGCACTACGTCGTGGCACGACCGACATGGACGTGCTCATCGCGATGGGTGCCAGCGTCGCCTACGGCTACAGCGTCATCGGGCTGTTCGTCGACACGCCCCACCTGTACTTCACGGAAGCGGCGGGGTTGCTGGCGTTGATCTCGCTGGGGCATTGGCTCGAAGCCCGCGCTCGGCTCAAGGCCGGCGACGCGATCCGCGAGCTGCTCCAACTCACGCCCGACATCGCTCATCGTGCTGATGGGAACGATGTACCAGTCCATGAACTGCTCCGCGGCGATCTCGTGATCGTCCGCCCCGGCGAGCGCGTCCCTGCCGACGGCAAAGTCACCGACGGCCGCAGCGGCATCGACGAATCGCTCGTCACCGGCGAGTCCGTTCCCGTCCTGCGGCAAAAGGGCGACAACGTCCTGGGCGGCACGCTCGCCACCGACGGCGCGCTCACCGTCCGCCTCACCCGCGTCGGTGCCGAGACGGCACTGTCGAACATCGTCAAGCTCGTCGAGAAGGCCCAGGCGTCCAAGCCGCCGGTGCAACGGCTGGCCGATCGGATCTCGGCGATCTTCGTGCCGGTGGTGATCGGCATCGCGTTGGTGACGGGGGTCGTGTGGGTGAGCGTCGGCTACGCATCAGGCTGGGAGCCGGGAGTGACGTGGGCCCGGACGGCCAACGCCGTCTGCTCGGTGCTGATCATCGCGTGTCCGTGTGCGTTGGGCTTGGCGATCCCCGCGGCGCTCATGGTCGGCACTGGCCTCGGGGCGAAGCGCGGCATCCTCCTGCGCGACATCGATTCGCTGCAACGTGCCGAGAAGCTCGGGACGGTCGTCCTCGACAAGACCGGCACGCTCACCGCAGGCAAGCCCGCCGTGACCGATGTCTCGTTGAGCGGCGATCGAAGGGAGCTTTCCGCAGAAGCTCCCTTCGGTCGCCGCTCAACAGAAGACTTGCTCCAACTCGCCGCGTCCGCCGAGCAGTTCTCCGCACATCCGTTGGCGAAAGCGATCGTTGCCGAGGCGAAACAGCGTCGGCTTTCGCTCGCGTCACCTGACAAGTTCGAGGACGTGCCCGGCCTCGGCGTGCGCGCGACGATCGCTGGCACGGCCGTGCTCGTCGGCTCGGCCGAGCTGTTGCGGGAAAGCGGCATCGACGCCCCCGACACCGACGGCACCGCCGTGCATGTCGCGGTCGATGGCGTGCATCTCGGCCACATCGAACTCGCCGACCCGATCAAACCCGACAGTCCCACCGCCATCGCCCGGCTCCACGCGATGGGCCTGCGGACAGTGTTGCTCACCGGCGACTGGCAAAGGGTTGCCGAGGCGATCGCCGCAGAGGCCGGCATTGATGACGTCCGCGCCGGCGTCCGGCCCGACGGCAAGGCAGCCGCCGTCGAAGCCTTCAAGCGCGACCACCCCGTCGCCATGGTCGGCGACGGCGTCAACGACGCCCCGGCCCTGGCCGCGGCCGACCTGGGCATCGCGATGGGCGGCGGGGCCGACGTGGCCGCCGAGGCCGGGGGCGTGGTGCTCATGGGCGAGTCGCTGCTGGGCGTCCCGCGCGCGATCCGGTTGAGCAAAGCGACGATGCGTTGCATCCGCCAAAACCTGTTCTTCGCGTTCGTTTACAACGTCGCCGCGATCCCGCTCGCCGCGGCGGGGTTGCTCAACCCACTGATCGCCGCGACGTGCATGGCGCTGAGCGATCTGTGCGTGATCGGCAATGCGTTGCGGTTGCGGCGAAAGGACTTGGACCGGTGA
- a CDS encoding S8 family serine peptidase — translation MEKFSDLRDVPATILPVVTPDAGRDTNPFDDVIDRAWNDVSDLTQYDQVTLNGTNDWVIRSDSTLAQLGRAIPDAAIERSGILNDAFYVTFADPTVAVERLDGAAGVSQFYPSVVQERSKRLIPNDPQFGQQWHLRNTGQGGGVAGIDANVTGAWDITQGAGVVIGIVDDGVQLTHPDISPNYRTDLDRDFNDNDNNPSPQGSFDFHGTPVAGIAAARGGNGVGVSGAAPQAQLAGLRLISDFEPDSVEAQALTWNNDDIDIFSNSWGPADFAHLEGPGPLTAAALASTATTGRDGLGGIITWAGGNGGNSDNSNYDGYANSRHTIAVGAINNFGDRASYSERGSNLLVVAPSDGGSRDIVTTAINSGYTSSFGGTSAATPLASGVIALMLSANPNLTYRDVQHILVQTAETVDPSDSTWQTNGAGFTVSEAYGHGNIDALAAVQAAQTWTNVGPEVGYTTGNLVVNQTIPDNNSGGITAQVNVEAGLVVEHVEVYFDASHSFTGDLELILTSPDGTESFLHRTSFDSDNYTDWTYNSTLHWGEESDGVWTLNVRDRFNGDVGTFQNWSLNLFGTQPSEVSAPVLTESSFRRGQSAQSLFEFDANVNIDNAVFEIINTSGGETPNASDFALNFSGGLVTATYAPDGVLDALPNGNYIATLSGVAAADDTSVVADPVTSNFYFLNGDTDGDRDVDLFDALNLQRSFGDTDNPLYSDGDLDYDNDVDLFDALILVRNFGENLPEPAGFGTGGARFALGGNDARFGTFNGGNVFAGASPSNSLFGNSGRSESRGLARELI, via the coding sequence TTGGAGAAATTCTCAGACCTCCGCGATGTGCCGGCCACGATCCTGCCGGTCGTTACGCCCGACGCCGGTCGCGACACCAATCCCTTTGACGACGTCATTGACCGCGCATGGAACGACGTAAGTGACCTGACCCAATACGACCAAGTCACGCTCAATGGCACCAACGATTGGGTCATCCGATCCGACAGCACGCTCGCTCAACTCGGTCGGGCCATCCCCGACGCGGCCATCGAACGCAGCGGCATTCTCAACGACGCGTTCTACGTGACATTCGCCGACCCGACCGTCGCCGTCGAGCGACTTGACGGTGCGGCGGGTGTGAGTCAGTTCTACCCGTCGGTCGTTCAGGAACGTTCCAAGCGACTGATCCCGAACGATCCACAGTTTGGCCAGCAATGGCACCTGCGTAACACCGGCCAAGGCGGCGGCGTGGCCGGCATCGATGCCAACGTCACCGGCGCGTGGGACATCACGCAGGGCGCCGGCGTGGTCATCGGCATCGTCGACGATGGCGTGCAACTGACCCACCCTGACATCAGCCCGAACTACCGCACGGACCTCGACCGCGACTTCAACGACAACGACAACAACCCCTCGCCGCAAGGCAGCTTCGACTTCCACGGCACGCCCGTCGCCGGCATCGCTGCGGCCCGGGGTGGCAACGGCGTCGGCGTCTCGGGTGCCGCACCCCAGGCCCAACTCGCCGGCCTGCGTCTGATCTCCGACTTCGAGCCCGACTCGGTCGAAGCACAGGCCCTGACCTGGAACAACGACGACATCGACATCTTCTCCAACAGCTGGGGGCCTGCAGACTTTGCCCACCTCGAGGGACCCGGCCCCCTGACGGCGGCCGCGCTGGCCAGCACCGCGACCACCGGTCGTGACGGCCTCGGCGGCATCATCACCTGGGCCGGCGGCAACGGCGGCAACTCCGACAACTCCAACTACGACGGCTACGCCAACAGCCGACACACCATCGCCGTCGGGGCGATCAACAACTTCGGCGATCGGGCCTCCTACTCCGAGCGCGGGTCCAATCTACTCGTGGTCGCCCCGTCCGATGGCGGTAGCCGCGACATCGTCACCACCGCGATCAACTCCGGCTACACCAGCAGCTTTGGCGGTACTTCGGCAGCCACCCCGCTAGCCTCGGGTGTGATCGCCTTGATGCTCTCGGCTAATCCCAACCTGACCTACCGCGACGTTCAGCACATTCTTGTACAGACCGCCGAAACCGTCGACCCGTCCGACAGCACCTGGCAGACCAACGGTGCCGGCTTTACCGTCAGCGAGGCGTATGGCCACGGCAACATCGACGCCCTAGCCGCCGTACAAGCGGCTCAGACCTGGACCAACGTCGGCCCCGAAGTCGGTTACACCACCGGCAACCTCGTGGTCAACCAGACCATCCCCGACAACAATTCCGGCGGCATCACCGCCCAGGTCAACGTCGAAGCCGGCCTCGTGGTCGAGCATGTCGAAGTCTACTTCGACGCTTCCCACTCCTTCACCGGCGACCTCGAACTGATCCTCACCAGCCCCGACGGTACCGAGTCGTTCCTGCACCGCACCAGCTTCGACAGCGACAACTATACCGACTGGACGTACAACTCGACGCTCCACTGGGGCGAGGAGTCCGATGGTGTCTGGACGCTCAACGTCCGCGACCGGTTCAACGGTGACGTCGGTACGTTCCAGAACTGGAGCCTGAATCTCTTCGGCACCCAACCGTCGGAAGTTTCCGCGCCGGTGCTGACCGAATCGTCCTTCCGTCGCGGGCAGTCCGCCCAGTCGTTGTTCGAGTTCGACGCCAACGTCAACATCGACAACGCGGTGTTTGAAATCATCAACACCTCGGGGGGTGAGACACCCAATGCGAGCGACTTTGCCCTGAACTTCTCGGGTGGCCTGGTGACCGCGACGTACGCCCCCGACGGTGTGCTCGATGCACTGCCCAACGGCAACTACATCGCCACACTCAGCGGCGTCGCGGCGGCCGATGACACCAGCGTGGTTGCCGATCCGGTCACGTCGAACTTCTACTTCCTCAATGGCGACACCGACGGTGACCGCGACGTGGATCTGTTCGACGCGCTCAACCTCCAACGCAGCTTCGGTGACACCGACAACCCACTATACAGCGACGGTGATCTCGACTACGACAACGACGTGGACCTGTTCGACGCCCTGATCCTCGTCCGCAACTTCGGTGAGAATCTTCCGGAGCCTGCCGGGTTCGGCACGGGCGGAGCGCGATTCGCCTTGGGTGGTAACGACGCTCGGTTCGGTACGTTCAACGGCGGCAATGTCTTCGCAGGCGCGTCACCGAGTAACAGCCTGTTCGGCAATAGCGGGCGCTCCGAGAGCCGTGGCCTGGCCCGCGAGTTGATCTGA